The Corticium candelabrum unplaced genomic scaffold, ooCorCand1.1 SCAFFOLD_117, whole genome shotgun sequence region GTGCATGTTGTAAATGTCAGCGGCTTGCATTCGTTGGATTTCTATGCATGCGTGGTATGCGTAGTATGTACAcccacacacgtgcgcgcgcacacacaacacacacacacacacacacacacacacacacacagtgacacacacgcacgcacacaccacacacacacacacacacacacacgcacacaccacacacacacacacacacacacacacacacagtgacacacacacacacacacacacacacacacacacacacagtgacacacacacacacacacacacacacacacacacacacacacacacacagtgacacacacacacacacacacacacacacagtgacacacacacacacacacacacacacacacacacacacacacacacacacacagtgacacacacacacacacacagtgacacacacacacacacacacacacacacagtgacacacacacacacacacacacacacacacacacacacacacacacacacacacacacacacacttaaaatATCACTATCCTATTTCTTAATTACTACGCTTAGTTATCCCACTGCAATGTGAGTTTCCTCTGATTGCCAGGTTATTGAAGATGCACCATACATTACCTACGTGTCTACACTGGACAAATACAAGTGCGATTTTTGTGTGCACGGAGGTACAGCCAAATACATTAATGATCTGACCTCTCGGTCACTAATGCATTGGTATGCTTCCTGTGTGTAGACGACATCAGCACGTCGAGTGATGGAACCGACTCGTATGCAGAAGTAAAGAATGCCGATCGTTTCAAGTAAACGTGATGTTTTGgtgtgtgactgtgttgtgataCGCTCTGTCTGCAGGGAGTGTCGCCGTACGACTGGAATATCAACAACCGACATTGTGGGACGGTAGGAAGGCCagtggttgttgtgtttgtgttgtgtagatAGGTATagtggtgttgtgtgtagaTTATTGCTTGCAACGAGACAACGTCGCGGAGGAAAGGAGGTTTGtacttttggtgtgtgtgtgtgtgtgtgtgtgtgtgtgtgtgtgtgtgtgtgtctgtctgtgtctgtctgtgtctgtgtctgtgtctgtttttgtgtctgtgtctgtgtgtcactgcgtgtgtgtgtttgtgtgtcaatgtgtgtgtgtgtgtgtgtgtgtgtgtgtgtgtgtgtgtgtgtgtgtgtgtgtgttgagtgtgcgtgtgtgttgtgtgtgtccatttgtgtgtgtccgtccatttgtgtgtgtgtgtgtgtgtgtgtgtgtgtgtgtaactgtttgtttgttaacaagCGAGGAGTAATTTCTCCCACTCAATGTAGAGTCCACTTGAATCAATGGACACACAAGCTCTAGGATCATTCGTTGAAGTCGGTGGCTTTGTTCCATTTCCATTACACGGTCAAATAGTATTCATGAGTGACGTTCACAGGGATTTGGAGGCCGAAGTGCTCAGACTGGCGTTTCACACTTCTTGCCAACAACTCAGAAAATCATTCAGTTTTCATCCGGACGAGTTCCAGGGGTAGTTACTGTGTATATGgatttgtatgtgttgtagCTGTATGTAATGATATTGTTACAATGTATTTGGTTATTTGTGCTAACTtaccttgtgtgtgtgctggcTTGTCTGCACCTTTTGGTTGATTTCGTGTTGGTCTTTTATGGTGTTATCTTCATGCCAGTATTCAGTTCTAATTTCAAATACAGTAATGAGTATTACATACATCGTCCATGTCAAGTGTTACTTACGTCTTGGCTGCTGATGTTGTTGGTATtgtcagttgttgttgttgttggttgttgtttgttgttattattgttgttaattattgttggtggttgttattgtttgttattgttgttggttgttgttattggttgttgttatttgttgGTTGTTATTGgtagttattgttgttgtttgttgttggttgttattgttgttgttattgttgtttgtcattattgttggttgttgttattgtttgttattgttgttgttggtttgttattgttgttagttgttattgttagttgttattgttgttggttgttgttattgttgttatattGTTGGttgtagttattgttgttgttagttgttattattgttagttgttgttattgttagttgttgttattgttattgttgttattgttattgttattattgttagttgttgttattgttattgttgttattgttagttgttattgttgttattgttattattgttagttgttgctattgttattgttgttattgttagttgttgttattgttattattgttattgttagttgttattattgttagttgttgattactgttttgttttctgCAGGAAGGCGACAAGATCATTTACACTGTAGGATCATTTGATATATTTCATATCCAGTTCAGTTGCATTGTTCATCTCAGCTAATCTTTGTAATTCTGTTCCAAGTAATTCAACTACGTGGGATAAGACCAGCTGCATGTATCTCTACATAACATGCTGTGGACCATCACTGCCAATGTCATACCTGCTCTCTAAAAATCACATTATAAAAACagcttgacagacagactaacacaaaaatcaataaataaaatctggaattaaatattttaattaattaattaatattgtatgaTTAAATCTCTTGTATGTTCGGGCCTTGACCGATCGTCGTGAACATTGTGGGCACGTCGACTTCCTCAAGAAGGCCAAAGAACTAGGAGACTTTGTCATAGTCGGTGTGAATACCGACCAGGTGGGTGTGTCATTCCACATGTTGTGCTACAGTACATCATGCTCTTGTATTGTTAGGATGTCAACTACTACAAGGGAGGTGGGAACTTCCCGATTATGACGTTGCATGAACGTGTACTAAGCGTGTTGGCTTGTAGAGTAAGAAATCCGTGTGTTTCGTGTCCCGATGGATTTTgggtaatgtgtgtgtgtcttgttgttgtcCAGTATGTAGATGAGGTTGTGATTGGAGCTCCATACGAGGTGACTCAAGAACTGATAGATCATTTCAAGGTGAGACAAGTGGTCGGTTGGTGTATGGGTAGTGAATGCCTGTAGGGAGTATTGTATGTTGggtagctgtgtgtgtgtgtgtgtgtgtgtgtgtgtgtgtgtgtgtgtgtgtgtgtgtgtgtgtgtgtgtgtgtctgtctgtctgtgtctgtatgtatgtatgtgagtgtgtgtatgtgatgtgtgtgtctgtctgtctgtctgtctgtctgtctgtgtgtggtgtgtgtgtgtgtgtctgtctgtgtgtggtgtgtgtgtgtgtgtgtgtgtgtgtgtgtgtgtacgttcGAGCGTGCGCATATCGTAGGACTTAGAAATTCACAATGTTCAATTCATTTCAGATCAccgttgttgcacacggtaaAACTCCTATCGTATTGAATCAGGTTTGTCACATCAACGTATACGATTTCTT contains the following coding sequences:
- the LOC134197923 gene encoding ethanolamine-phosphate cytidylyltransferase-like, translating into MEPEPKKSRAPVRVWCDGCYDMCHFGHSNSFRQAKAMGDVLVVGVHSDDEVSKHKGPPMMTDEERYKMVRSVKWVDEVIEDAPYITYVSTLDKYKCDFCVHGDDISTSSDGTDSYAEVKNADRFKECRRTTGISTTDIVGRLLLATRQRRGGKESPLESMDTQALGSFVEGFGGRSAQTGVSHFLPTTQKIIQFSSGRVPGEGDKIIYTVGSFDIFHCGHVDFLKKAKELGDFVIVGVNTDQDVNYYKGGGNFPIMTLHERVLSVLACRYVDEVVIGAPYEVTQELIDHFKITVVAHGKTPIVLNQEGKDPFHVPKQLGIFQVIDSGNKMTSQTIIDRIIAQRLMYEERNRKKSEQQKIQNALAELQQRRDSTS